A genomic region of Arachis stenosperma cultivar V10309 chromosome 9, arast.V10309.gnm1.PFL2, whole genome shotgun sequence contains the following coding sequences:
- the LOC130949465 gene encoding uncharacterized protein LOC130949465, producing the protein MASELELKIVTLGYDQKVYNVTHEAMITRLGCPQVSFRVKYRDFVHNLVCLPMVGLDLILGLDWLSKNHVLLDCSVKSVYFMSEDTEGPVVVNSYYLNSMIVNCSGAECQGILLLTAGVSGDDQNLEQILVVYDFPEVLPDDIEEFLPH; encoded by the coding sequence atgGCTAGTGAGTTAGAGTTGAAGATCGTAACGTTAGGTTATGACCAGAAGGTGTATAATGTCACCCATGAAGCCATGATAACTAGGCTTGGATGTCCACAAGTTTCCTTTAGGGTCAAGTATCGTGACTTTGTACACAATTTAGTCTGTTTGCCGATGGTAGGTCTTGACCTTATCTTGGGGTTGGACTGGTTGTCCAAGAACCACGTTCTGCTCGACTGTTCCGTGAAATCAGTGTACTTCATGTCGGAAGACACGGAAGGGCCGGTTGTGGTAAATAGCTACTACTTGAATTCCATGATAGTGAATTGTTCGGGGGCTGAATGTCAAGGTATTCTATTGTTAACCGCGGGTGtgtcgggtgatgatcaaaacTTAGAACAGATTCTGGTTGTATATGACTTTCCTGAAGTGCTTCCTGATGACATTGAGGAATTTCTGCCACATTGA
- the LOC130951326 gene encoding microtubule-binding protein TANGLED yields MVARTPPMQKKMLAPLNPILIRETLIKVDRCMARLQELQYTVTGGSKVVSGVSLSPRSTRGYLRTSLRCKQESLRLKNGGTRKSPVGKFPSPSKTGEWRRMSLPAMLVGETVGEILQATQFAREIVSVVNNKPFVTSDDPKTPMSQRLNRKLSSFQAENTEFKARRKKEKQTKPQHENSPSLQRARSRINFKVSPPKVKEFDKENKKYLTNRVSPRNKQWAKKTVLFPNPLYLPTQPSSQQQRFSKTRSPIVLRNRGTATTTSITTPHKFVIKSPQPSSSKVQVKKSPQVKSNKKLISPSRTTTGRSSPKRFHVFHPPTVYLSSPTGKENLSRNSPKRSVSVAAKIRRSFSPLRMATRLVSPLKSRKTVLKTDGLAVSGLKQRPTSTMKIPIRGI; encoded by the exons ATGGTTGCGAGAACCCCACCCATGCAGAAGAAAATGTTAGCTCCACTTAATCCAATTCTCATTAGAGAGACACTCATCAAG GTGGATCGGTGCATGGCACGGCTTCAGGAGCTTCAGTACACTGTGACTGGTGGAAGTAAGGTGGTTTCGGGCGTTAGTCTCAGTCCTCGAAGTACCAGAGGTTATCTCAGAACTAGTCTCAGGTGTAAACAAGAATCACTCAG GCTCAAGAATGGTGGAACTAGGAAATCTCCCGTGGGAAAGTTTCCCTCTCCATCAAAGACAg GTGAATGGAGAAGAATGTCATTGCCTGCAATGCTAGTGGGTGAAACCGTTGGGGAGATTCTACAAGCAACTCAATTTGCTAGAGAAATAGTCTCAGTAGTTAATAACAAACCTTTCGTCACTTCTGACGATCCAAAAACTCCGATGTCTCAAAGGCTAAATAGAAAATTATCGTCATTTCAAGCTGAAAATACTGAATTCAAGGCCAGAAGGAAGAAGGAAAAGCAAACAAAACCACAGCACGAAAATTCACCATCGCTTCAACGTGCTCGTTCTAGAATCAATTTTAAGGTATCACCTCCAAAAGTAAAAGAATTTGACAAAGaaaacaagaagtacttgactAATAGAGTGTCACCAAGAAACAAACAATGGGCCAAAAAAACAGTGCTATTTCCAAACCCTTTGTACCTTCCAACCCAACCTTCTTCACAGCAGCAACGATTTTCAAAGACCAGGTCTCCCATTGTATTAAGAAACAGAGGAACAGCAACAACCACATCTATAACTACGCCACATAAATTTGTGATCAAGTCACCACAACCTTCATCTTCAAAAGTTCAAGTCAAGAAGAGTCCACAAGTTAAAAGTAATAAGAAGTTGATTTCACCAAGTAGAACAACTACCGGAAGGAGTTCTCCAAAGAGGTTCCATGTGTTTCATCCACCAACCGTGTATCTTTCTTCACCAACAGGAAAAGAAAATTTGAGTAGGAATTCGCCGAAGCGATCTGTCTCAGTCGCTGCAAAGATTCGTAGATCCTTTTCTCCTTTGAGGATGGCCACCAGATTGGTTTCGCCATTGAAAAGCAGGAAAACTGTATTGAAAACTGATGGGTTAGCAGTGAGTGGACTAAAACAACGCCCAACATCAACAATGAAAATCCCTATTCGTGGAATTTAA
- the LOC130950969 gene encoding kinesin-like protein KIN-14S: MDEKSIQIQMLAEKHNEIVLEDKQPPPNSHTEDAPKQENESSECTDIENSMTNEIHEVSPDPGGHTLPILKKIIHLSTKIQDLKQQHIVLAEEAKLSTKSFLDSDALRSFKSLGIEYELLRRKFLKEYNERKRLSNELIEMKGNIRVFCRCRPLNAGEILNGSAASVLNFEASSDYELQVVASDSTKKQFKFDHVFKPEDNQEAVFAQTKPVIASVLDGFNVCIFAYGQTGTGKTFTMEGTPEQRGVNYRTLEELFRIAEERHGVMKYELCVSMLEVYNEKIRDLLVENSSQTKKLEVKQSAEGTQEVPGLVEAPVYGTEDVWELLKTGNRVRSVGSTSANELSSRSHCLLRVTVVGENLVNGDRTRSRLWLVDLAGSERVGKTEVEGERLKESQFINKSLSALGDVISALASKSAHIPYRNSKLTHILQSSLGGDCKTLMFVQVSPSETDLGETLCSLNFASRVRGVESGPARKQVDHAELLKYKQMVEKLKHDEKETRKLQDNNANLLLRLASREHQCKTLQEKVRGLENQIAEERKTRLKQESRSIAAVSAQNSSSTLTAARRNTADKKPPLNPSQTRMPLKRISNFMPSRSPIASKRYNTSMNSGKENTEAYSKPKSRASIAVRPPALPTGKLLQPRRRVSSIPAICPERTSDITTPLRSHAPPMAQLLQPRRRVSSVISCPETTSDITTPLRASQFAGGSSVLISRQRRARYSNLFAPLPESRASVEMTTPMSIRSSSKFRGSPIQGVDSRVARHPAAVALQRKPVVWSPLKLRGLKNNNNRRSWLMPSRSYNELQ; this comes from the exons GATTTGAAGCAACAGCATATAGTACTGGCTGAAGAAGCAAAACTCTCTACCAAGTCCTTTCTGGACTCTGATGCTTTGAGGTCTTTTAAGTCTCTAG GTATTGAATATGAACTCCTTAGAAGAAAATTTCTGAAGGAGTACAATGAACGGAAGAGGCTTTCTAATGAATTGATTGAAATGAAGGGAAACATCAGAGTGTTCTGCAGATGCAGGCCGTTGAATGCTGGTGAAATTTTGAATGGGTCTGCTGCAtctgttttgaattttgaggcATCTTCTGATTATGAACTTCAAGTCGTCGCTTCAGACTCAACCAAGAAGCAATTTAAGTTTGATCATGTGTTTAAGCCAGAAGATAACCAAG AAGCTGTATTTGCACAGACGAAGCCTGTCATTGCATCAGTGCTGGATGGGTTCAATGTCTGTATATTTGCTTATGGGCAAACTGGAACTGGTAAAACATTTACAATGGAGGGAACACCAGAGCAGAGGGGAGTTAACTACAGAACACTGGAGGAATTATTTAGGATAGCTGAGGAGAGACATGGTGTAATGAAGTATGAATTGTGTGTCAGCATGTTGGAAGTTTATAATGAGAAGATAAGAGATCTCCTGGTGGAAAATTCCTCCCAAACTAAGAA gtTGGAGGTAAAGCAATCTGCAGAGGGAACCCAAGAAGTCCCAGGACTTGTTGAAGCTCCTGTTTATGGAACAGAAGATGTTTGGGAGTTGCTCAAGACTGGAAATAGAGTAAGATCTGTTGGATCCACCAGTGCTAATGAGCTTAGCAGCCGTTCTCATTG CTTGTTGCGAGTAACTGTTGTGGGGGAGAATTTAGTTAATGGCGATAGAACAAGGAGCCGCCTCTGGCTAGTAGACCTAGCTGGCAGTGAGCGTGTAGGGAAAACTGAAGTTGAAGGAGAAAGACTTAAGGAATCCCAATTCATAAATAAGTCTCTATCTGCTCTTGGAGACGTTATCTCCGCTCTTGCCTCCAAATCTGCACATATCCCTTACAG GAACTCAAAGCTGACTCATATACTTCAGAGCTCCTTAG GAGGAGATTGCAAAACATTAATGTTTGTCCAAGTTAGCCCAAGTGAGACAGATTTGGGAGAGACACTTTGTTCCCTAAACTTTGCTAGCCGGGTCCGTGGAGTTGAGAGTGGCCCAGCTCGCAAGCAAGTGGACCATGCTGAGCTGCTTAAATACAAGCAAATG GTAGAGAAACTCAAACATGATGAGAAGGAAACTAGGAAGCTACAGGATAACAATGCTAACTTGCTACTGAGACTTGCTTCAAGAGAACACCAATGTAAAACCCTTCAGGAAAAG GTTAGGGGCCTTGAGAATCAGATAGCTGAAGAAAGGAAGACCAGACTAAAGCAAGAGAGTAGATCAATTGCTGCTGTCTCAGCACAAAATTCATCATCTACATTAACTGCAGCTCGGAGAAACACTGCAGATAAGAAGCCACCTCTCAATCCTTCACAGACGAGAATGCCATTGAAAAGAATATCCAATTTCATGCCTTCGCGGTCTCCTATAGCATCGAAAAGATACAACACTTCCATGAATAGTGGGAAGGAAAATACAGAAGCCTACTCGAAACCAAAAAGTAGGGCATCAATAGCAGTTAGACCACCTGCACTCCCAACAGGGAAGCTCCTTCAACCAAGGAGGCGGGTCTCCTCCATTCCCGCAATCTGTCCAGAGAGAACTTCTGACATCACAACTCCACTCCGGTCTCATGCACCACCAATGGCGCAGTTACTTCAACCAAGGAGGCGGGTCTCCAGCGTCATAAGCTGTCCAGAGACAACTTCTGATATCACAACTCCACTCCGAGCATCTCAATTTGCAGGTGGAAGCAGTGTATTGATCAGTCGCCAAAGGAGAGCTCGGTATTCAAATTTGTTTGCCCCATTACCAGAGTCGAGAGCATCTGTTGAGATGACCACACCGATGTCTATCAGGAGCAGCAGCAAGTTTAGGGGAAGTCCAATACAAGGAGTCGATTCAAGGGTAGCTAGGCATCCAGCTGCGGTTGCACTGCAACGGAAACCTGTGGTCTGGAGCCCTCTCAAACTGAGAGGCttgaaaaataacaataacagaAGGTCTTGGCTCATGCCATCTCGGTCATACAATGAGTTGCAATGA